A stretch of the Pelmatolapia mariae isolate MD_Pm_ZW linkage group LG23, Pm_UMD_F_2, whole genome shotgun sequence genome encodes the following:
- the LOC134620911 gene encoding tubulin alpha chain-like, which produces MRECISMHVGQAGAQMGNACWELYCLEHGIQPDGQMPSDKTIGGGDDSFNTFFSETGAGKHVPRAIFVDLEPTVIDEVRTGTYRQLFHPEQLITGKEDAANNYARGHYTVGKEIIDLVLDRTRKLADQCTGLQGFLIFHSFGGGTGSGFTSLLMERLSVDYGKKSKLEFAVYPAPQVSTAVVEPYNSILTTHTTLEHSDCAFMVDNEAIYDICRRNLDIERPTYTNLNRLIGQIVSSITASLRFDGALNVDLTEFQTNLVPYPRIHFPLATYAPVISAEKAYHEQLSVADITNACFEPANQMVKCDPRHGKYMACCLLYRGDVVPKDVNSAIATIKTKRTIQFVDWCPTGFKVGINYQPPTVVPGGDLAKVQRAVCMLSNTTAIAEAWARLDHKFDLMYAKRAFVHWYVGEGMEEGEFSEAREDMAALEKDYEEVGTDSVGEEDEGEEY; this is translated from the exons atg CGTGAGTGTATTTCAATGCACGTCGGCCAGGCCGGAGCCCAAATGGGCAATGCATGCTGGGAGCTGTACTGCCTGGAGCACGGCATCCAGCCGGACGGACAAATGCCCAGTGACAAAACTATTGGAGGAGGCGACGACTCCTTCAACACCTTCTTCAGTGAGACTGGCGCTGGCAAACATGTTCCCAGAGCAATCTTTGTGGACTTGGAGCCGACAGTCATTG ATGAAGTCCGTACAGGAACCTACCGCCAGCTTTTCCACCCCGAGCAGCTCATCACTGGAAAGGAAGACGCGGCCAACAACTACGCCCGTGGTCACTACACAGTGGGTAAAGAGATCATTGACCTGGTTCTTGACAGGACTCGCAAACTG GCTGACCAGTGCACAGGGCTGCAGGGTTTCCTCATCTTCCACTCCTTTGGCGGAGGAACCGGCTCCGGTTTCACCTCTCTGCTCATGGAGCGTCTCTCCGTTGACTACGGCAAGAAGTCAAAGTTGGAGTTTGCAGTTTACCCAGCTCCTCAAGTGTCCACAGCCGTGGTGGAGCCCTACAACTCCATCTTGACCACCCACACCACCCTGGAGCACTCTGACTGTGCCTTCATGGTGGACAATGAGGCCATCTATGACATCTGCCGCAGGAACCTGGACATCGAGCGTCCCACCTACACCAACCTCAACAGGCTGATTGGTCAGATTGTCTCCTCCATCACCGCCTCCCTTCGCTTCGATGGAGCCTTGAACGTGGACCTGACAGAGTTCCAGACCAACTTGGTGCCCTATCCTCGCATCCACTTCCCTCTAGCCACCTATGCCCCTGTTATCTCAGCAGAGAAGGCCTATCACGAGCAGCTCTCTGTGGCTGATATCACCAATGCCTGCTTCGAGCCGGCCAATCAGATGGTGAAGTGTGACCCTCGCCATGGAAAGTACATGGCTTGCTGCCTCCTGTACCGTGGTGACGTGGTACCCAAAGATGTCAATTCAGCCATTGCCACCATCAAGACGAAACGCACCATTCagtttgtggactggtgccctACAGGCTTCAAGGTGGGCATCAACTACCAGCCCCCCACCGTGGTTCCTGGAGGAGACCTGGCCAAGGTGCAGAGAGCCGTGTGCATGCTGAGCAACACCACCGCCATCGCAGAGGCCTGGGCTCGACTCGACCACAAGTTCGATCTGATGTACGCCAAGAGGGCCTTTGTCCACTGGTATGTGGGAGAGGGAATGGAGGAAGGAGAGTTCTCAGAGGCCAGAGAGGACATGGCTGCCCTGGAAAAGGATTATGAGGAGGTGGGAACCGACAGTGTTGGAGAGGAGGACGAAGGCGAGGAGTACTAG
- the LOC134621092 gene encoding tubulin alpha-1A chain-like, with the protein MRECISVHVGQAGAQIGNACWELYCLEHGIQPDGQMPSDKTIGGGDDSFNTFFSETGAGKHVPRAVFVDLEPTVIDEVRTGTYRQLFHPEQLITGKEDAANNYARGHYTIGKEIIDLVLDRIRKLADQCTGLQGFLIFHSFGGGTGSGFTSLLMERLSVDYGKKSKLEFAIYPAPQVSTAVVEPYNSILTTHTTLEHSDCAFMVDNEAIYDICRRNLDIERPTYTNLNRLIGQIVSSITASLRFDGALNVDLTEFQTNLVPYPRIHFPLATYAPVISAEKAYHEQLSVAEITNACFEPANQMVKCDPRHGKYMACCLLYRGDVVPKDVNAAIATIKTKRTIQFVDWCPTGFKVGINYQPPTVVPGGDLAKVQRAVCMLSNTTAIAEAWARLDHKFDLMYAKRAFVHWYVGEGMEEGEFSEAREDMAALEKDYEEVGTDSIGDEGEEEGEEF; encoded by the exons ATG CGTGAGTGTATCTCTGTCCATGTTGGCCAAGCCGGTGCCCAGATAGGCAATGCATGCTGGGAGCTGTACTGCCTGGAGCACGGCATCCAGCCGGATGGTCAGATGCCCAGTGACAAGACCATTGGAGGAGGAGATGACTCCTTCAACACCTTCTTCAGTGAAACCGGAGCTGGAAAACATGTTCCCAGGGCTGTCTTTGTGGACCTGGAACCAACTGTCATTG ATGAGGTCCGTACAGGAACCTACCGGCAGCTCTTCCACCCCGAGCAGCTCATCACTGGAAAAGAAGATGCAGCCAACAACTACGCCCGAGGTCACTACACCATCGGGAAGGAGATCATTGACCTGGTTCTTGACAGAATTCGTAAACTG GCTGACCAGTGCACAGGGCTGCAGGGTTTCCTCATCTTTCACTCCTTTGGAGGAGGAACTGGCTCTGGTTTCACCTCCCTGCTCATGGAGCGTCTCTCTGTTGACTACGGCAAGAAGTCAAAGCTAGAATTCGCCATCTACCCAGCTCCTCAAGTGTCCACAGCCGTGGTGGAGCCCTATAACTCCATCCTGACCACCCACACCACCCTGGAGCACTCTGACTGTGCCTTCATGGTGGACAATGAGGCCATCTATGACATCTGCCGCAGGAACCTGGACATCGAGCGTCCCACCTACACCAACCTCAACAGACTGATTGGTCAGATTGTCTCCTCCATCACCGCCTCCCTTCGCTTCGACGGAGCCTTGAACGTGGACCTGACAGAGTTCCAGACCAACCTGGTGCCCTATCCTCGCATCCACTTCCCTCTAGCCACCTATGCCCCTGTTATCTCAGCAGAGAAGGCCTATCACGAGCAGCTCTCTGTAGCTGAGATCACCAATGCCTGCTTCGAGCCAGCCAATCAGATGGTGAAGTGTGACCCTCGCCATGGAAAGTACATGGCTTGCTGCCTCCTGTACCGTGGCGATGTGGTACCCAAAGATGTGAATGCCGCTATTGCCACCATCAAGACGAAACGCACCATTCagtttgtggactggtgccctACAGGCTTCAAGGTGGGCATCAACTACCAGCCCCCCACCGTGGTTCCTGGAGGAGACCTGGCCAAGGTGCAGAGAGCCGTGTGCATGCTGAGCAACACCACCGCCATCGCAGAGGCCTGGGCTCGACTCGACCACAAGTTCGATCTGATGTACGCCAAGAGGGCCTTTGTCCACTGGTATGTGGGAGAGGGAATGGAGGAAGGAGAGTTCTCAGAGGCCAGAGAGGACATGGCTGCCCTGGAAAAGGATTATGAGGAGGTGGGAACTGACAGCATTGGCGatgaaggagaggaagagggggaGGAGTTTTGA